CATTTAATCCTACTCATTCTCGATCGCCGGATCTTGCGGATACGATCCTTGGCCTAGCGAGGAGAGCACATGAATCGACAGCCGGCCGTCCTGGATGCACCGTCCAACCTCGGACTGCGTCCACCCGCGCCGGGAGTCGTGCCGGGCTGCTACAAATTGGCCGGCGCGTTGCGCGACTGCGGCATCGTGAGCCGAATCGGCGCCGACGACGCCGGCTGTGTCACGCCACCCCGATACGACCGCCACGACTGGTCACCGGGCGACGGCGTCGCCAACTCGAGCGGCCTGCGTACGTACACGATGCGACTCGCCGATCGAGTCGGCGCACTCCTCGATGAGGATCGCTTTCCGATCGTGCTCGGTGGTGACTGCAGCATCCTGCTCGGCGCCGCACTGGCTCTGCGACGGCGCGGCCGATACGGCCTGGCGTTCCTGGACGGCCACTCGGACTTCCGCCACCCGGGCAACTCACCGTCGGTCGGCTCCGCCGCCGGCGAGGATCTCGCGCTGGTCACCGGCCGCGGCCAGTCCGACCTCACCGATCTGGAGGGCCGTGGTCCGTACGTCCGCGACAGCGACGTATCCGTGCTCGGCATCCGCGACGACGATGAATGCCGCGAGGAGCTGCGTACGTTGGCGATCGAGCACTCAACGGTCGCAGACGTACGCACCGATGGCCCGGTGTCTTGCGCGACGAACGCCCGACGACGGCTGGAGACCGACGGGCTCGACGGCTTTTGGGTGCACATCGACGCCGACGTCCTCGACTCCGGGGTGATGCCCGCGGTCGACAGCCCGGCCCCCGACGGCCTCGGCCACGACGAGGTACGCGACCTGCTGCGCACGTTGCTGGCGTCGGATCGGTGCGTCGGCTTGGAGGTGACTGTGTTCGACCCAGATCTCGACCCCGACGGCCGACTCGCGGCCGAGTTGACCGACACCCTTGTCGCGGCGCTGCGCTAATAGCGCGTACTCGTCACCACATGCCCACTTACGGCTCGCGCGCACACGCCGAACGCACCAGCGACAGCCACCAGCCCGACAACCAGGATCGCAACGTCGGCTTCGAGGTCGACACTGTCCGTGGGCTTCGTCGGCGCCCGGCCATCGGGATCGACGAACACTTCGATGGTGCTGCCCTCCTCCACACCGTCGAAGCCCCCCTCACCGCGGTACTCCATGGGTTCTTCGATCGGCTGCCCGTCAGTGCGTTC
The sequence above is drawn from the Nocardioidaceae bacterium SCSIO 66511 genome and encodes:
- a CDS encoding arginase family protein, translated to MNRQPAVLDAPSNLGLRPPAPGVVPGCYKLAGALRDCGIVSRIGADDAGCVTPPRYDRHDWSPGDGVANSSGLRTYTMRLADRVGALLDEDRFPIVLGGDCSILLGAALALRRRGRYGLAFLDGHSDFRHPGNSPSVGSAAGEDLALVTGRGQSDLTDLEGRGPYVRDSDVSVLGIRDDDECREELRTLAIEHSTVADVRTDGPVSCATNARRRLETDGLDGFWVHIDADVLDSGVMPAVDSPAPDGLGHDEVRDLLRTLLASDRCVGLEVTVFDPDLDPDGRLAAELTDTLVAALR